The following coding sequences are from one Catenulispora sp. GP43 window:
- a CDS encoding CU044_2847 family protein: MDSSDEVLVKVVDVRDGREIAWGGGATERLTERAKEVQHAIAEGVRVVSAGLHDLATADGWQIDEVHAKFGVGLVAETGVLLTKVSGEATFEVAVKFRRKA, encoded by the coding sequence GTGGACTCTTCTGACGAGGTCCTGGTGAAGGTCGTCGACGTCCGTGACGGACGCGAGATCGCCTGGGGAGGCGGCGCGACCGAGCGGTTGACGGAGCGTGCCAAGGAGGTCCAGCACGCCATCGCCGAGGGGGTCAGGGTGGTCTCGGCCGGGCTCCACGATCTGGCGACGGCCGACGGCTGGCAGATCGACGAGGTGCACGCCAAGTTCGGCGTCGGGCTGGTCGCGGAGACCGGTGTGCTGTTGACCAAGGTGTCCGGCGAGGCGACGTTCGAGGTGGCGGTGAAGTTCCGGCGGAAGGCGTGA
- a CDS encoding sigma-70 family RNA polymerase sigma factor, translated as MKKTDVMDAVVCFEDFYSAVHDSQVAQVTWLLNGDRADAEDIVQQSMMELYLAWPNVTKHYGWLQTACERKVWKRWNSRGRIPLPLEEAVRLPGAEPDPADRAALGDDVRAAAQVLSREEMALFQRIADGYTLAQIADVYSLTVPQIRTAIKKARCRFAAAPAGPLESEEEVLEYCRSRLEHLPPQQEEVMTWALYGVKPDVIASWMGISANGARVNLHHAKTALAHMPGAPSGPFISELIRTMRQRFALDRSPSQLLRAAAAGEQEAWNHIVDDYCRLVWSIPRGLGLTIAEAADVSQTVWLRLVENLDTVKDADRLAEWLAALARRESLRVLRAQGRVPREPAVSEAGDALAGSPSPTPTPTREESSSLWAAFNALPAKSRDLLRAVAVTPSDNYAAVARAVGMPVSAVGPARSQALRQLKANLAAMEGPR; from the coding sequence ATGAAGAAGACTGATGTCATGGATGCGGTCGTCTGCTTCGAAGACTTCTATTCCGCAGTACACGACAGCCAGGTCGCACAGGTCACCTGGCTGCTGAACGGCGACCGCGCGGATGCCGAGGACATCGTCCAGCAGTCGATGATGGAGTTGTACTTGGCGTGGCCGAACGTGACCAAGCACTACGGCTGGCTGCAGACGGCGTGCGAGCGCAAGGTGTGGAAGCGCTGGAACAGCCGGGGCCGGATCCCGCTTCCGTTGGAGGAGGCCGTCCGCCTGCCCGGAGCGGAGCCCGATCCGGCTGATCGTGCGGCGTTGGGTGACGACGTGCGCGCGGCCGCCCAGGTCCTGTCTCGTGAGGAGATGGCGCTCTTCCAGCGGATCGCCGACGGGTACACGCTGGCCCAGATCGCCGACGTGTACTCGCTGACCGTCCCGCAGATCCGCACCGCTATCAAGAAGGCACGCTGCCGGTTCGCGGCCGCGCCGGCCGGCCCTCTGGAGTCGGAGGAGGAGGTGCTGGAGTACTGCCGCAGCAGGCTGGAACACCTGCCGCCACAGCAGGAGGAGGTCATGACGTGGGCGCTCTACGGGGTGAAGCCCGACGTGATCGCTTCATGGATGGGGATCAGCGCCAACGGGGCGCGGGTCAATCTGCATCACGCCAAAACGGCGTTGGCGCACATGCCGGGAGCGCCTTCGGGGCCGTTCATCAGTGAGTTGATCCGCACGATGCGACAGCGGTTCGCTCTGGACCGTTCCCCGTCCCAACTCCTGCGCGCGGCGGCTGCGGGAGAGCAGGAGGCCTGGAACCACATCGTCGACGACTACTGTCGCCTTGTCTGGTCGATCCCCCGTGGGCTCGGTCTGACCATCGCCGAGGCGGCGGACGTGAGCCAGACCGTCTGGCTTCGGCTGGTGGAGAACCTCGACACCGTTAAGGATGCGGACCGGCTCGCCGAATGGCTGGCGGCTCTGGCCCGACGCGAATCGCTGAGGGTGCTGCGGGCCCAGGGCCGGGTTCCGCGCGAACCGGCTGTGTCCGAGGCCGGGGACGCGTTGGCCGGCTCGCCGTCGCCGACGCCTACGCCGACGCGCGAGGAGAGCAGCAGTCTGTGGGCGGCGTTCAACGCCTTGCCCGCAAAGAGTCGCGACCTGCTCCGCGCTGTCGCGGTGACACCGTCGGACAACTACGCGGCGGTCGCCCGCGCGGTCGGCATGCCCGTCAGCGCTGTCGGGCCGGCCCGCAGCCAAGCTCTGCGACAGCTGAAGGCGAACCTCGCGGCGATGGAAGGTCCCCGGTGA
- a CDS encoding LysR family transcriptional regulator, producing MNLRQMECFLAVADELHFRRAADRLRLAPPTVSEAVAGLERSLGSRLVERTSRRVRLTPFGAEFAAAIRPPIEALYQAHRTARLRSAHHRDLVVAHTPELGRLILPGLVDAWPAATADDGAGDGAGDGAGDQIRARWRPVPMHTPEQLAAVADGEVDVGLCWSVPAQPGITSTVLGEFPLVAVLQASDPLASRGEVALADLRTRRILITPRADNPYLDSRLQADITRAGIPHTHVEEVGRYDELAVHVATRGHVGVHPGPIALTNTLPTVVFRPIADASDRVRICAISHAEARTGSIAALVATLRSIVGALDIGNKIT from the coding sequence GTGAACCTGCGTCAGATGGAGTGCTTCCTCGCGGTCGCGGACGAACTGCACTTCCGGCGGGCCGCCGACCGTCTGCGCCTGGCCCCGCCGACCGTCAGCGAGGCCGTCGCGGGCCTCGAACGCAGCCTCGGCAGCCGACTCGTCGAGCGGACGAGCCGGCGGGTGCGGCTGACGCCGTTCGGCGCCGAGTTCGCCGCCGCTATCCGGCCGCCCATCGAGGCGCTGTACCAAGCGCACCGGACCGCCCGGCTGCGCTCGGCGCACCACCGCGACCTCGTCGTCGCCCACACCCCGGAGCTGGGCCGGCTGATCCTGCCGGGACTGGTCGACGCCTGGCCCGCCGCCACGGCCGACGACGGGGCCGGGGACGGTGCCGGTGATGGCGCCGGCGACCAGATCCGCGCCCGGTGGCGCCCGGTGCCGATGCACACCCCCGAGCAACTCGCGGCCGTGGCGGACGGCGAGGTGGACGTCGGCCTGTGCTGGTCGGTCCCCGCACAACCCGGCATCACCAGCACCGTGCTCGGCGAGTTCCCCCTGGTCGCCGTCCTACAGGCGTCGGACCCGCTGGCGAGCCGCGGCGAAGTGGCCCTCGCCGACCTGCGCACCCGCCGGATCCTGATCACCCCCCGCGCCGACAACCCCTACCTCGACAGCCGGCTGCAGGCGGACATCACCCGCGCCGGCATCCCCCACACCCACGTCGAGGAGGTGGGCCGCTACGACGAACTGGCCGTCCACGTGGCCACGCGCGGCCACGTGGGCGTCCACCCCGGCCCGATCGCGCTGACCAACACGCTGCCCACCGTCGTGTTCCGTCCCATCGCCGACGCCTCCGACCGCGTCCGGATCTGCGCGATCAGCCACGCCGAGGCCCGCACCGGTTCCATCGCGGCGCTGGTCGCGACCTTGCGGTCGATCGTCGGCGCGCTGGACATCGGCAACAAGATCACTTGA
- a CDS encoding PucR family transcriptional regulator, translated as MTEIGEPTPRPRQSWIARLGPRDEAGLDQAACPRAIIDDAVARLGPGPVRWAIELNSAVVRRIVAEVPVLGGSPAGVAMLRRGNEATTLRALFALVEGPGATAPADEATLEGIREFVHRAVPLGMVLRGVRIGHAATTEAFLRACAELVAPEAAVDEVTAVSRELFSYVDGLSEEMIRAYLAEHEVWSTSAAAARADIVRSLLNDDATTDVDEASRVLGYDLRRTHEAVVVWSDSPNTGSRLQAAAIEVLRARGATTTLVVPVASGRLWAWGTVPRDGTDRSASWASIAQTLSRQRMQAAFGTPGSGVAGFRRAHREAERAERVERLRRQAGRAPRPATAYADVAAVALLATDLDAAGDFVRRELGGLAARTAPMEALRTTLYHYLDAERSLLDVAQRLHVARGTVTYRVKRAQEVLGYDLDDRRFTLHSALILAEELGDAVLLPVPRDADR; from the coding sequence GTGACCGAGATCGGTGAACCGACGCCGCGACCGCGACAGTCCTGGATCGCGCGGCTGGGTCCGCGCGACGAGGCGGGTCTGGACCAGGCGGCATGCCCGCGCGCGATCATCGACGACGCCGTCGCACGCCTCGGGCCGGGTCCGGTGCGCTGGGCGATCGAGCTGAATTCCGCGGTCGTGCGGCGGATCGTCGCCGAGGTGCCGGTCCTCGGCGGGAGTCCCGCCGGGGTCGCGATGCTCCGCCGAGGCAACGAGGCGACCACCCTGCGGGCGCTGTTCGCGCTGGTGGAGGGCCCGGGCGCCACCGCGCCCGCCGATGAGGCGACCCTGGAGGGCATCCGCGAGTTCGTTCACCGGGCCGTACCGCTCGGAATGGTGTTGCGCGGCGTCCGGATCGGGCACGCGGCGACGACCGAAGCGTTCCTGCGTGCCTGCGCCGAACTGGTGGCCCCGGAAGCCGCGGTCGACGAGGTCACCGCGGTCTCGCGCGAGCTGTTCTCCTACGTCGACGGCCTCTCCGAAGAGATGATCCGCGCCTACCTCGCCGAGCACGAGGTGTGGAGCACCAGCGCCGCCGCGGCACGGGCCGACATCGTGCGTTCCCTGCTGAACGACGACGCTACGACAGACGTGGACGAGGCATCGCGCGTCCTCGGCTACGACCTACGGCGCACCCACGAAGCAGTCGTGGTGTGGTCGGATTCGCCGAACACCGGCTCCAGATTGCAGGCTGCGGCGATCGAGGTGCTCCGCGCCCGGGGCGCCACCACGACGCTTGTCGTGCCGGTGGCGTCGGGGCGGTTGTGGGCGTGGGGCACGGTGCCCCGGGACGGCACGGATCGGAGCGCTTCGTGGGCCAGCATCGCGCAGACCCTGTCCCGGCAGCGGATGCAGGCGGCCTTCGGGACCCCGGGATCCGGTGTCGCGGGTTTCCGCCGCGCGCACCGCGAGGCTGAGCGCGCGGAGCGGGTCGAGCGGCTGCGGCGCCAGGCCGGGCGGGCTCCGCGGCCCGCGACCGCCTACGCCGACGTCGCCGCCGTCGCGCTGCTGGCCACCGATCTGGACGCGGCCGGTGACTTCGTGCGCCGCGAACTCGGCGGGCTCGCGGCCCGAACCGCGCCGATGGAGGCGCTGCGGACCACGCTGTACCACTACCTCGACGCCGAGCGCAGCCTGCTGGACGTCGCCCAGCGCCTGCACGTGGCCAGAGGGACCGTGACCTACCGGGTGAAGCGAGCCCAGGAGGTGCTGGGGTACGACCTCGACGACCGGCGCTTCACCCTTCACAGTGCCCTGATCCTCGCCGAGGAGCTGGGCGACGCGGTCCTTCTGCCGGTGCCCCGCGACGCCGATCGGTAG